From a region of the Agrobacterium tumefaciens genome:
- a CDS encoding PACE efflux transporter, whose translation MRSLADRIRHALSFEIIGLLLVVPLGALVFGMPMEDIGIVGVVSATLATTWNYLYNLIFDHAMQRLKGTTLKTPAIRVAHAVLFEIGLLIALMPFIAWYLGISLMHALVMDISFALFYVVYAFIFNLGYDKLFPLPEWQTEAAAE comes from the coding sequence ATGCGTTCCCTTGCAGATCGTATCCGCCACGCGCTCAGCTTTGAAATCATCGGTCTTTTGCTGGTCGTTCCGCTCGGTGCGCTGGTTTTCGGCATGCCGATGGAAGACATCGGTATCGTCGGTGTGGTCAGCGCCACGCTGGCAACCACCTGGAACTATCTCTACAACCTGATCTTCGATCACGCCATGCAGCGCCTGAAGGGCACCACGCTCAAGACGCCAGCAATCCGTGTCGCCCATGCCGTGCTGTTCGAGATCGGCCTGCTGATCGCGTTGATGCCATTCATCGCCTGGTATCTCGGTATCAGCCTCATGCATGCGCTGGTGATGGATATCTCGTTCGCGCTGTTCTACGTGGTCTATGCCTTCATATTCAATCTGGGCTACGACAAGCTTTTCCCGCTGCCTGAGTGGCAGACAGAAGCGGCGGCCGAATAG
- a CDS encoding NADP-dependent malic enzyme, whose translation MTSQDKNKTPATTAKADIEEQALFFHRYPRPGKLEIQATKPLGNQRDLALAYSPGVAAPCLAIHENPETAADYTARANLVAVISNGTAVLGLGNIGPLASKPVMEGKAVLFKKFAGIDVFDIEIDAPGINDMVSTISALEPTFGGINLEDIKAPECFEVERQLREKMNIPVFHDDQHGTAIIVAAAVTNALELTGKSLSSVKIVASGAGAAALACLNLLVSMGAKKENIWVHDIEGLVYDGRNTLMDEWKEVYAQKSDKRVLAETIDGADVFLGLSAAGVLKPELLERMAENPLILALANPNPEIMPEAARAARPDAMICTGRSDFPNQVNNVLCFPYIFRGALDCGATTINEEMKMAAVEAIAALAREEVSEVAAKAYSGDTPVFGPNYLIPSPFDPRLILRIAPAVARAAAASGVAARPITDFEAYLDQLNRFVWRSGFIMKPIFNTAKVAEKKRIIFAEGEDERVLRAAQVLLEEGTGVPILIGRPQIIETRLKRFGLRIRPHTDFAVVNPEDDPRYREYVDDYFALVGRVGINPEAARTIVRTNSTVIGALSVKRGEADALICGLEGRYDRHLRDVNQIIGKQEGVRSFAGLSLLITQQGALFLTDTFVNYEPTSEEVAEMAVLAAKEIRRFGITPKIALASHSNFGSRDSESARKMRRALQIIQNVAPELEVDGEMQGGSALSEALRKRAMPNSALTGEANLLVFPNLDAANITLGVTRTLTEGLHVGPILLGTALPAHILSPSVTSRGVVNMAALAVVQASHPSV comes from the coding sequence ATGACGTCTCAAGATAAGAACAAAACGCCCGCCACCACGGCAAAGGCCGACATTGAAGAACAGGCGCTCTTTTTTCACCGCTATCCGCGTCCAGGCAAGCTGGAAATCCAGGCGACCAAGCCGCTCGGCAACCAGCGCGATCTTGCGCTCGCTTATTCGCCGGGCGTTGCCGCACCCTGCCTCGCCATTCACGAGAACCCGGAAACCGCTGCCGATTACACGGCCCGCGCCAATCTGGTTGCGGTGATCTCGAACGGCACCGCCGTTCTCGGTCTCGGCAACATCGGCCCGCTGGCGTCGAAGCCGGTCATGGAAGGCAAGGCCGTTCTGTTCAAGAAATTCGCCGGAATCGACGTGTTCGACATCGAAATCGACGCGCCCGGCATCAACGACATGGTCTCGACCATTTCAGCACTGGAGCCGACCTTCGGCGGCATCAACCTTGAAGACATCAAGGCGCCGGAATGTTTCGAGGTCGAGCGTCAGCTTCGTGAAAAGATGAACATCCCGGTGTTCCACGACGACCAGCACGGTACGGCCATCATCGTTGCGGCAGCCGTCACCAACGCTCTGGAACTGACCGGAAAGTCGCTGTCGAGCGTCAAGATTGTCGCCTCCGGCGCCGGTGCGGCAGCCCTCGCCTGCCTTAACCTTCTCGTTTCCATGGGTGCAAAGAAGGAAAACATCTGGGTCCACGACATTGAGGGCCTTGTCTATGACGGCCGCAACACGTTGATGGACGAGTGGAAGGAAGTTTACGCCCAGAAGAGCGACAAGCGCGTGCTTGCCGAAACCATTGATGGCGCAGACGTGTTCCTCGGCCTTTCGGCTGCAGGCGTGCTGAAGCCGGAACTGCTGGAGCGCATGGCGGAAAACCCGCTGATCCTGGCGCTTGCCAACCCGAACCCGGAAATCATGCCCGAGGCTGCGCGCGCTGCCCGTCCGGACGCGATGATCTGCACTGGCCGTTCTGACTTCCCGAACCAGGTCAACAACGTTCTCTGCTTCCCGTACATCTTCCGCGGCGCGCTGGATTGCGGCGCCACGACCATCAACGAAGAGATGAAGATGGCCGCCGTCGAGGCCATCGCAGCGCTGGCGCGTGAGGAAGTCTCCGAAGTTGCCGCCAAGGCCTATAGCGGCGATACGCCGGTCTTTGGCCCGAACTACCTCATCCCGTCGCCATTCGATCCGCGCCTGATCCTGCGCATCGCGCCCGCTGTTGCCCGTGCTGCGGCCGCAAGCGGTGTCGCCGCGCGTCCGATCACCGATTTCGAAGCCTATCTCGACCAGTTGAACCGCTTCGTCTGGCGTTCGGGCTTCATCATGAAGCCGATCTTCAACACGGCCAAGGTCGCGGAAAAGAAGCGCATCATCTTCGCGGAAGGCGAAGACGAACGCGTCCTGCGTGCCGCACAGGTTCTTCTCGAAGAAGGCACCGGCGTTCCGATCCTGATCGGCCGTCCGCAGATCATCGAAACGCGCCTGAAGCGTTTTGGCCTGCGTATCCGTCCGCACACCGACTTTGCCGTCGTGAACCCGGAAGACGATCCGCGTTACCGCGAATATGTCGACGACTATTTTGCCCTCGTTGGCCGTGTCGGCATAAACCCGGAAGCGGCGCGTACCATCGTTCGTACCAACAGCACCGTCATCGGTGCGCTCTCGGTGAAGCGTGGTGAAGCAGACGCCCTGATCTGCGGCCTTGAAGGCCGTTACGACCGCCATCTGCGGGACGTCAACCAGATCATCGGCAAGCAGGAAGGCGTCCGCTCCTTCGCCGGTCTCAGCCTGCTCATCACCCAGCAGGGCGCACTGTTCCTGACGGATACCTTCGTCAATTACGAGCCGACCTCGGAAGAAGTGGCCGAAATGGCGGTACTTGCCGCCAAGGAAATCCGTCGTTTCGGCATTACGCCGAAGATCGCGCTCGCCAGCCATTCGAACTTCGGTTCGCGTGATTCAGAAAGCGCCCGCAAGATGCGTCGTGCGCTGCAGATCATCCAGAACGTGGCACCGGAACTGGAAGTGGACGGCGAAATGCAGGGTGGTTCCGCGCTTTCGGAAGCACTGCGCAAGCGCGCCATGCCGAACAGCGCACTGACGGGCGAAGCCAACCTTCTGGTCTTCCCGAACCTCGATGCCGCCAACATCACGCTCGGTGTGACCCGCACGCTGACAGAAGGTCTCCATGTCGGTCCGATCCTGCTCGGCACGGCTCTGCCGGCCCATATCCTGTCGCCGTCGGTCACCTCGCGCGGCGTCGTCAACATGGCGGCTCTGGCTGTCGTTCAGGCCTCGCACCCTTCGGTGTGA
- a CDS encoding ABC transporter permease, whose protein sequence is MQEQDRRQQANPAAISEDNNVHGEGVRYALTGSWRNSDLAHVFEAVEKIGKSAPGGAIDIDLSGVDAIDTTGAWIIHRLRQELEARGATVKLDGNSRVEDLIGQLPDQSPQPSEPVEKRGWAERIFAPVGEAVIQSGADFLAGMYILGSAVRGAQMKLGRGRGVSPAAIVNQIDHMGVRAVPIIVLMSFLIGAIIAQQGAFQLRYFGAEVFVVDLVGILQLREIGVLLTAIMIAGRSGSAITAEIGSMKMREEIDALKVIGLNPVGVLVFPRLVALTIALPLLTILANFAALFGAAVVALLYSGITFEVFLSRLHGAVEQSTIAAGMIKAPFMALIIGIVAAVEGMKVGGSAESLGQHVTSSVVKSIFVVILVDGLFAIFYAAIDF, encoded by the coding sequence ATGCAAGAACAGGACAGACGGCAACAGGCGAACCCGGCCGCAATCTCCGAGGACAACAATGTCCACGGCGAGGGTGTTCGCTACGCGCTGACCGGCTCCTGGCGAAACAGCGATCTGGCGCATGTCTTCGAGGCTGTGGAGAAGATCGGCAAGAGTGCGCCGGGCGGTGCAATCGATATCGACCTCTCCGGCGTCGACGCCATCGACACGACGGGTGCCTGGATCATTCACCGCTTGCGGCAGGAGCTTGAGGCGCGCGGCGCCACCGTCAAGCTCGACGGCAACAGCCGTGTCGAGGACCTCATCGGCCAGTTGCCCGATCAATCGCCACAGCCGAGCGAACCGGTTGAAAAGCGTGGCTGGGCAGAACGCATCTTCGCACCCGTTGGCGAAGCGGTGATCCAGAGCGGTGCGGATTTTCTGGCCGGCATGTATATTCTCGGCTCGGCGGTGCGTGGTGCGCAGATGAAACTCGGGCGCGGACGCGGCGTATCGCCTGCGGCCATCGTCAACCAGATCGACCACATGGGCGTGCGTGCCGTGCCGATCATCGTGCTGATGTCGTTCCTGATCGGTGCGATCATTGCGCAGCAGGGCGCGTTCCAGCTTCGCTATTTTGGCGCGGAAGTCTTCGTTGTCGATCTCGTCGGCATTCTTCAATTGCGTGAAATCGGCGTTCTCCTGACCGCGATCATGATTGCCGGTCGTTCTGGCAGCGCCATTACCGCCGAAATCGGCTCGATGAAGATGCGCGAGGAAATCGACGCGTTGAAGGTCATCGGCCTCAATCCTGTCGGTGTTCTGGTGTTTCCGCGGCTTGTTGCGTTGACGATCGCGTTGCCGCTTCTGACCATTCTGGCCAACTTCGCCGCGCTTTTTGGCGCTGCCGTCGTGGCGCTGCTTTATTCCGGCATCACATTCGAGGTGTTCCTGTCGCGCCTGCATGGCGCGGTCGAGCAATCCACCATTGCCGCCGGCATGATCAAGGCGCCGTTCATGGCGCTCATCATCGGTATCGTTGCTGCGGTGGAAGGCATGAAGGTTGGCGGTTCGGCAGAATCGCTCGGCCAGCATGTGACGTCCTCCGTGGTGAAATCGATCTTCGTCGTCATTCTGGTCGATGGCCTGTTTGCCATCTTCTACGCAGCCATCGATTTTTGA
- a CDS encoding ABC transporter, with translation MAGPGVKRGFGVKRRLISGNIRRTLLLVPLVSALLAGCAGSPKNDTFDLSVSSAGETQGPSLKSRQLLIADPTALKALDSENIVVRLSGSEVQYLANSQWSDRLPRMVQSKLVEAFEDTGKLGGVGRPGQGLAIDYQVVTDIRAFEIDTARNVANIEISVKLLNDRNGTVKAQEVFRAGARVSGSGNANLVKALDQAFAAATRDIVSWTLKSL, from the coding sequence ATGGCAGGACCAGGCGTTAAGAGGGGTTTTGGGGTGAAAAGACGACTGATCAGCGGCAATATACGCCGCACCCTTTTGCTGGTTCCGCTGGTATCCGCGCTGCTGGCCGGATGTGCCGGAAGCCCGAAGAACGACACGTTCGATCTGTCGGTTTCGTCGGCTGGCGAGACGCAGGGACCATCGTTGAAAAGCCGGCAGTTGCTGATTGCCGATCCGACCGCTCTGAAGGCGCTCGACAGCGAGAACATCGTTGTGCGGCTTTCGGGATCGGAAGTGCAGTATCTCGCCAATTCGCAGTGGAGCGATCGCCTGCCGCGCATGGTGCAGTCGAAGCTGGTTGAAGCGTTTGAAGATACCGGCAAACTCGGTGGCGTCGGACGGCCGGGGCAGGGCCTTGCCATCGACTATCAGGTCGTGACCGATATCCGCGCCTTCGAGATCGATACGGCGCGCAATGTCGCCAACATCGAAATCTCGGTGAAGCTGCTCAACGATCGCAACGGCACGGTCAAGGCGCAGGAGGTATTCCGCGCCGGTGCCCGCGTCAGCGGCTCGGGTAATGCCAATCTCGTCAAGGCACTCGATCAGGCCTTTGCGGCCGCAACGCGCGATATCGTAAGCTGGACGCTGAAGTCGCTTTAA
- a CDS encoding dipeptide epimerase, with translation MPRYLQATTERFPVAGSFTISRGSRTHADVVTCTIRDGSVAGRGECVPYPRYGESIEGVIADIEAMADAVSNGLTRAELQKAMKPGAARNAVDCAMWDLEAKTSGKSVADLVLGAAAKPLVTAYTISLGEPETMAAKAAENAARPLLKIKTGTESDEARLRAVRAAAPDARIIIDANEGWNDGNIEYYLRLAAELKISLIEQPLPADKDDILARIEHPVLICADESVHSTRDLEGLRNRYDAINIKLDKTGGLTEALAMKAEADRLGYTVMVGCMLGTSLGMAPAIFAAQGTAFADVDGPLLLAEDRQPGLIYEGSLVYPPKPDLWG, from the coding sequence ATGCCCCGTTACCTCCAAGCCACAACCGAACGCTTTCCCGTTGCGGGAAGCTTCACCATCTCGCGCGGCAGCCGGACTCACGCCGACGTCGTAACGTGTACGATCCGCGACGGTTCCGTTGCCGGTCGCGGCGAATGTGTTCCCTACCCGCGTTACGGCGAGAGCATTGAAGGCGTGATCGCCGATATCGAAGCAATGGCCGACGCCGTTTCCAATGGCCTGACACGTGCCGAACTGCAAAAGGCGATGAAGCCGGGCGCCGCCCGCAATGCGGTGGATTGTGCCATGTGGGACCTCGAAGCCAAGACATCCGGAAAAAGCGTTGCCGATCTTGTGCTTGGCGCCGCCGCAAAACCGCTGGTCACCGCCTACACGATTTCCCTTGGCGAACCTGAGACGATGGCGGCCAAGGCGGCGGAAAATGCCGCCCGCCCATTGTTGAAGATCAAGACCGGCACGGAGAGCGATGAAGCGCGCCTGCGTGCCGTACGCGCCGCAGCCCCCGATGCCCGCATCATCATCGACGCCAATGAAGGCTGGAATGACGGCAATATCGAATATTACCTGCGGCTGGCGGCGGAGTTGAAGATTTCGCTGATCGAACAGCCGCTTCCCGCCGACAAGGATGATATTCTCGCACGCATCGAACACCCCGTCCTGATCTGCGCCGACGAAAGCGTGCATTCCACCAGGGATCTGGAAGGTCTGCGCAATCGCTACGACGCAATCAACATCAAGCTCGACAAGACGGGCGGTCTGACGGAAGCGCTGGCGATGAAGGCGGAGGCGGATCGGCTGGGCTATACCGTCATGGTCGGCTGCATGCTCGGCACCTCGCTTGGCATGGCGCCTGCGATCTTCGCCGCACAGGGCACGGCCTTTGCCGATGTCGACGGCCCCCTGCTTCTGGCCGAGGATCGCCAACCCGGCCTCATCTACGAGGGATCGCTGGTTTATCCGCCCAAACCCGACCTGTGGGGCTGA
- a CDS encoding DUF2865 domain-containing protein codes for MPTARLTALPARPDGTDKLTCRSRMTGFFFVMFLAAPAAAFANEVCDTLYAQLREPPRVIGNTAEVRFYANALARQNIAIRRIRNDLRGYGCSSGSIITYGSPNAGVCAEIGDALLDAEHERDAIIHDRDQALATQRGDDPGIRRQRILAALDANGCSPVEAERPAVTERNVTVYGNAPRYDQTGIPPQPGLSGETGLRTLCVKTCDGSFFPIASNASPLDFRGQAEQCRNMCPGTETELYYHSMTDQETSDMVSAETGKPYKELPTAFAYRNASTRAPGCSCNMAAYQDEMKKQEAAATPEAEKPYSSITDITSPPGDKVAKPVEPEAAKAPELQVPEREYDPHNNKVRVVGPKFLPDETSRIDLKNPALKGIQPQQ; via the coding sequence ATGCCGACAGCACGGCTGACAGCATTGCCCGCAAGACCTGACGGAACGGACAAATTGACCTGCCGCAGCCGCATGACCGGCTTCTTTTTTGTGATGTTCCTTGCCGCACCCGCTGCAGCATTTGCGAACGAGGTGTGCGACACGCTGTATGCCCAGTTGCGTGAGCCACCTCGCGTCATTGGCAACACGGCGGAAGTCCGCTTCTATGCCAACGCCCTTGCCCGCCAGAACATTGCCATCCGCAGGATCAGGAACGATCTGCGCGGCTACGGCTGTTCTTCCGGCAGCATCATCACCTACGGCAGTCCGAATGCCGGTGTCTGCGCGGAAATAGGCGATGCGCTTCTCGACGCCGAACACGAGCGCGATGCCATCATCCATGATCGCGATCAGGCGCTGGCAACCCAGCGCGGTGATGATCCCGGCATTCGCCGTCAGCGCATTCTGGCGGCTTTGGACGCAAATGGCTGCAGCCCGGTGGAGGCCGAACGGCCTGCCGTGACGGAACGTAACGTTACAGTATACGGGAACGCCCCGCGGTACGACCAGACGGGAATCCCGCCGCAACCCGGCCTATCCGGCGAAACTGGCCTCAGAACTCTTTGCGTGAAGACCTGCGACGGTTCATTCTTTCCGATTGCTTCCAACGCCTCGCCACTTGATTTTCGTGGACAGGCGGAACAGTGCCGCAACATGTGCCCTGGCACGGAAACGGAACTTTATTACCACTCCATGACGGATCAGGAGACATCCGACATGGTATCGGCCGAAACCGGCAAACCCTACAAGGAACTGCCGACGGCTTTCGCCTATCGCAATGCGTCCACCCGCGCACCGGGCTGTAGCTGCAACATGGCGGCCTATCAGGACGAGATGAAAAAGCAGGAAGCGGCTGCGACGCCTGAGGCCGAAAAGCCCTACTCCAGCATCACCGACATCACGTCACCACCGGGAGACAAAGTGGCGAAGCCTGTCGAACCCGAGGCTGCCAAGGCGCCGGAACTACAAGTTCCGGAGCGCGAGTATGATCCGCACAACAACAAGGTGCGCGTCGTCGGCCCAAAATTCCTGCCGGACGAAACAAGCCGCATAGACCTGAAGAACCCTGCCCTCAAGGGTATCCAGCCGCAACAGTAA
- a CDS encoding UDP-2,3-diacylglucosamine diphosphatase, which yields MNSVAGHSEPRQFRTLFISDVHLGSKAAKTDFLLDFLKHHEAETLILVGDIIDGWRLRRSWYWPQGCNDVVQKLLRKARKGTRIVYIPGNHDEFLREFPGTHFGGIEVAERMIHEAADGKKYLVIHGDEFDVVVRNARLLAYLGDWAYDAAIALNIGIAAVRRRIGLPYWSFSAWAKLQVKHAVNFIGEFQRVVADEARRNNVDGVICGHIHHAVMEDMDGIRYINTGDWVESCTAIAENMDGSFELITWMQASDVASEGASDEMEPVNLPGLIGRRAA from the coding sequence ATGAATTCCGTGGCCGGTCACAGTGAACCCAGACAGTTCAGAACGCTTTTCATTTCGGACGTCCATCTTGGCTCAAAAGCCGCCAAGACGGATTTCCTGCTCGACTTCCTGAAACATCACGAGGCCGAGACGCTGATACTCGTCGGTGACATCATCGACGGCTGGCGCTTGCGGCGCAGCTGGTACTGGCCGCAGGGCTGCAACGACGTCGTGCAGAAATTGTTGCGCAAGGCGCGCAAGGGTACGCGCATCGTTTACATCCCAGGCAACCATGACGAATTCCTGCGGGAGTTTCCCGGCACGCATTTCGGCGGCATCGAAGTGGCCGAGCGGATGATCCACGAAGCGGCGGATGGCAAGAAATACCTCGTTATCCACGGCGATGAATTCGATGTGGTGGTGCGTAACGCAAGGCTTCTCGCCTATCTCGGCGACTGGGCCTATGACGCGGCCATCGCACTCAACATCGGCATTGCAGCCGTGCGTCGGCGTATCGGCCTGCCTTACTGGTCGTTCTCGGCCTGGGCAAAGCTGCAGGTCAAACACGCCGTCAACTTCATCGGCGAGTTTCAACGCGTTGTCGCCGATGAAGCGCGCCGCAACAATGTGGATGGCGTGATCTGCGGCCATATTCACCATGCGGTGATGGAAGACATGGATGGCATCCGCTACATCAACACCGGTGACTGGGTGGAAAGCTGCACGGCGATTGCCGAAAACATGGATGGCAGCTTCGAACTGATCACCTGGATGCAGGCAAGCGACGTTGCCTCCGAGGGCGCCTCCGACGAGATGGAACCGGTCAACCTGCCGGGCCTGATCGGCAGACGGGCCGCCTGA
- a CDS encoding MCE family protein translates to METKANYTIVGIFTLIVIAAAFGFVYWMAEFGRGGPTAQLTVRIPGSANGLSVGSPVRFNGIPVGTVRGLAIDRDDPAYSIAFTEVQADAPVFPSTRAVLEIQGLTGAAYIELSGGNKDGERILQKAVDTGVPAELTADLSSVTNLLATADKILKRADGAIGELQGFVQDARGPLTQTVRNAEKFSDALAANSDGIKTFIASLSSLSTTVQSVSVRLDSTLTAVEDLVKAVDAGKIDSILTNVDKVTKDVATASSDIQGIMETVQSTARNFEAASTEVQTVVKRADALLASVDPAKVGNVVDDVSTATADARDAVANFKQIADDVGARRADIDQAVSDFTEMGRKLNLASSRVDGILAKIDTMLGTEDANSLFAKARETLVSFKAVADNLNARIGPIADNLTRFSGSGLKDFQALIGSTRQTVDNLNNAITNIDRDPQRLIFGGETVKQYDGRTRR, encoded by the coding sequence ATGGAAACCAAGGCGAACTACACCATTGTCGGAATTTTCACGCTGATCGTGATCGCCGCTGCTTTCGGCTTTGTCTACTGGATGGCTGAGTTCGGCCGTGGTGGGCCGACAGCGCAGCTCACCGTGCGTATTCCCGGCTCGGCAAACGGCCTTTCGGTCGGTTCGCCGGTACGCTTCAACGGTATTCCGGTTGGTACGGTGCGCGGGCTTGCCATCGACCGCGATGATCCGGCCTATTCCATTGCCTTCACCGAAGTGCAGGCCGATGCGCCGGTGTTTCCGTCGACCCGCGCCGTGCTTGAAATTCAGGGCCTGACCGGTGCCGCCTATATCGAACTGTCCGGCGGCAACAAGGATGGCGAGCGCATTCTCCAGAAAGCCGTCGATACCGGTGTTCCTGCCGAACTGACAGCCGATCTTTCGAGCGTGACCAACCTGCTTGCCACTGCCGACAAGATTTTGAAGCGCGCCGATGGCGCCATCGGCGAGCTGCAGGGCTTTGTGCAGGATGCGCGTGGCCCGTTGACGCAGACGGTGCGCAACGCCGAGAAGTTTTCGGATGCGCTGGCTGCCAACTCCGATGGCATCAAGACCTTCATCGCCAGCCTGAGCTCGCTCTCCACCACCGTGCAGTCCGTTTCGGTGCGTCTCGACAGCACGTTGACGGCTGTTGAGGATCTGGTGAAGGCCGTCGATGCCGGCAAGATCGATTCCATTCTGACCAATGTCGACAAGGTGACAAAGGATGTCGCCACCGCATCGAGCGATATTCAGGGCATCATGGAAACGGTGCAGAGCACTGCGCGTAACTTCGAGGCTGCCAGCACCGAGGTGCAGACTGTCGTCAAGCGCGCCGACGCGCTTCTGGCTTCCGTCGATCCGGCCAAGGTCGGCAATGTCGTGGACGATGTGTCCACCGCCACCGCCGATGCACGCGATGCGGTCGCCAACTTCAAGCAGATTGCCGATGATGTGGGCGCACGCCGCGCCGATATCGATCAGGCCGTGTCCGACTTCACCGAAATGGGACGCAAGCTGAACCTCGCATCCAGCCGTGTCGATGGCATTCTTGCCAAGATCGATACCATGCTTGGAACCGAGGATGCCAACTCGCTGTTTGCCAAGGCGCGCGAGACGCTGGTGTCCTTCAAGGCGGTGGCCGACAATCTCAATGCGCGCATCGGTCCGATTGCCGACAATCTGACCCGGTTCTCCGGCTCCGGTCTGAAGGACTTCCAGGCGCTGATCGGCAGCACGCGACAGACCGTCGACAATCTGAACAATGCGATCACCAATATCGACCGCGATCCGCAACGGTTGATTTTCGGGGGCGAAACCGTGAAACAATACGATGGCAGGACCAGGCGTTAA
- a CDS encoding ABC transporter ATP-binding protein, giving the protein MNQPTTQLQPAQKPEKDREVVLSVEGVTVGFSGKNVLENLNLNVYRGEILGFIGPSGAGKSVLMRAVLRLLPRQAGTIRILGTDYDKATEDERVKLDTRLGVLFQQGALFSGLTVKENIQLPMREYLDLPQKLMDELAYLKIEMVGLKPDAGDKYPSELSGGMIKRAALARALSLDPDLVFLDEPTSGLDPIGAAEFDMLIARLRDSLGLTVYMVTHDLDSLFSVCDRIAVLGQKKVLVEGTLQDMFACDDPWVQSYFRGKRARSVVLPDGKHENPVE; this is encoded by the coding sequence TTGAACCAGCCGACCACACAGTTACAACCGGCCCAGAAGCCCGAGAAAGACCGCGAAGTGGTGCTTTCGGTCGAAGGCGTTACGGTTGGTTTCAGCGGCAAGAACGTGCTGGAGAACCTCAATCTCAACGTTTATCGCGGCGAAATCCTCGGCTTTATCGGTCCGTCCGGTGCCGGCAAGTCGGTGCTGATGCGCGCGGTGCTGCGTCTTCTTCCCCGTCAGGCGGGCACGATCCGCATTCTCGGCACGGATTACGATAAGGCGACCGAAGACGAGCGCGTGAAGCTCGACACGCGGCTTGGCGTTCTTTTTCAGCAGGGTGCGCTGTTTTCCGGCCTGACGGTCAAGGAAAACATCCAGCTTCCGATGCGTGAATATCTCGACCTGCCGCAGAAGCTGATGGACGAACTGGCCTATCTCAAGATCGAGATGGTCGGTCTGAAGCCCGATGCGGGTGACAAGTATCCGTCGGAGCTTTCCGGTGGAATGATCAAACGTGCCGCCCTTGCCCGCGCGCTGTCGCTCGATCCCGATCTGGTGTTCCTGGATGAACCGACTTCCGGCCTCGATCCCATCGGCGCCGCAGAATTTGATATGCTCATTGCGCGCTTGCGCGATTCGCTCGGTCTGACCGTGTATATGGTGACGCACGATCTCGACAGCCTGTTTTCCGTCTGCGACCGTATTGCGGTGCTGGGGCAGAAGAAGGTTCTTGTCGAGGGAACGCTGCAGGACATGTTTGCCTGCGACGACCCTTGGGTGCAGTCCTATTTTCGCGGCAAGCGGGCGCGTTCTGTCGTTCTTCCGGACGGCAAGCACGAAAATCCGGTGGAGTAA
- a CDS encoding prolyl oligopeptidase family serine peptidase: MRISTMLFVAALSIVPQTGVAWAAGLRLVEVPSSQGKPSIRAAFWSPCAAAPIDTRIGPFVLPAVRDCDIAEGKYPLVVISHGFEGTYLSHRDTATALADAGFLVVAINHPGDSALDMTRAGEVSALTERPSDMIRLLDHLLGDWEDRRFIDADKIGVFGFSRGGYTALLLAGAVADWKNATLPCPEGQATVCAGMKEEGVGMRGALHDARVKAVSVADPLNAFPDADDLRAITIPVQLWQSERGGDGVTSEDIAALRDNLPAKPEFHTVDGAGHFSFVAPCPAEMAEMAPQVCGDEKGFDRVAFHRTLNEGVVAFFKASLR; this comes from the coding sequence ATGCGAATTTCAACGATGCTCTTCGTTGCTGCTCTTTCCATTGTTCCGCAGACCGGTGTCGCCTGGGCGGCGGGCCTGCGGCTGGTTGAAGTGCCTTCGTCTCAAGGAAAACCGTCGATAAGGGCGGCATTCTGGTCGCCCTGTGCGGCAGCGCCGATTGACACCCGTATTGGACCTTTTGTGCTGCCCGCCGTGCGCGATTGCGACATCGCCGAGGGGAAATATCCGCTCGTGGTCATTTCGCATGGCTTTGAAGGCACCTATCTCAGCCACCGCGATACGGCTACGGCGCTGGCGGATGCCGGCTTTCTGGTGGTGGCGATCAATCATCCCGGCGACAGTGCTCTCGACATGACGCGGGCCGGCGAGGTCTCGGCGCTGACCGAGCGCCCGTCCGATATGATCCGCCTGCTCGATCATCTGCTTGGCGACTGGGAGGACCGTCGTTTCATCGATGCCGATAAGATTGGTGTCTTCGGCTTTTCGCGTGGCGGCTATACGGCGCTTCTGCTTGCCGGTGCTGTTGCCGATTGGAAGAATGCCACGCTGCCGTGTCCTGAGGGGCAGGCGACAGTCTGCGCCGGGATGAAGGAAGAAGGCGTGGGAATGCGGGGTGCGCTTCATGATGCCAGAGTGAAGGCCGTGTCCGTTGCCGATCCGCTGAATGCTTTTCCCGATGCCGACGATCTGCGAGCGATTACGATCCCCGTCCAGCTCTGGCAGTCGGAGCGCGGTGGCGACGGTGTTACGTCGGAGGATATTGCGGCACTGCGCGACAACCTGCCGGCAAAGCCCGAGTTTCATACGGTGGATGGGGCAGGGCATTTTTCATTTGTCGCCCCGTGTCCGGCCGAAATGGCAGAGATGGCGCCGCAGGTTTGCGGCGATGAAAAGGGGTTTGACCGGGTGGCGTTTCACCGCACGCTCAACGAAGGCGTGGTGGCCTTCTTCAAGGCGTCGTTGCGCTGA